Proteins encoded together in one Candidatus Methylomirabilota bacterium window:
- a CDS encoding mandelate racemase/muconate lactonizing enzyme family protein — MKITAIDTFTLRVPTTRPIALDLPEHRLVVTRVHTDAGLEGLGYSLVFGGSGSEAVEAYARRLAELLIGEDPLLVGRLWDKMYRADRGIRRVGIAGYALSALDIALWDLTGKTANLPLAKLWGATTDRVDAYGSGGWGSYSIDDLVGEARKYAAAGCRYYKMKVHHPDPRVNRQRVEAVRKALGDGVRMMVDVNQKLDVQSSIRQAQLLEDLDLVWYEEPALADDLAACAEVAHAIRIPVATGENNYTRFEFRELIERRAARYLMPDVCRANGYTETMRIGQLAAAHQVALSPHVVHELSLHVAAALPNSFLVEWIDWVPADLFEGMPKCEAGAFRISDRPGHGIALTADAEKKYKMV; from the coding sequence ATGAAAATCACCGCCATCGACACGTTCACGCTCCGCGTCCCGACCACCAGGCCGATCGCCCTCGACCTGCCCGAGCATCGCCTGGTCGTCACCCGCGTCCACACCGATGCAGGCCTGGAAGGGCTGGGCTACTCGCTCGTCTTCGGGGGCAGCGGCTCGGAGGCCGTCGAGGCCTATGCCCGCCGCCTTGCCGAGCTCCTCATCGGCGAGGACCCGCTCCTCGTGGGCCGGCTCTGGGACAAGATGTATCGCGCGGACCGTGGCATCCGCCGCGTGGGCATCGCCGGCTACGCCCTCTCGGCCCTCGACATCGCGCTCTGGGATCTCACCGGCAAGACGGCCAACCTTCCCCTCGCCAAGCTGTGGGGCGCCACCACGGACCGCGTGGACGCCTACGGCAGCGGCGGCTGGGGCTCGTACTCGATCGACGACCTCGTCGGCGAGGCCAGGAAGTACGCCGCCGCCGGCTGTCGCTACTACAAGATGAAGGTCCATCATCCCGACCCGCGCGTGAACCGCCAGCGGGTGGAGGCGGTGCGTAAGGCGCTCGGAGATGGCGTGAGGATGATGGTCGACGTCAACCAGAAGCTCGACGTGCAGAGCTCGATCCGCCAGGCCCAGCTCCTCGAGGATCTCGACCTCGTGTGGTACGAGGAGCCGGCCCTCGCCGATGACCTCGCGGCCTGCGCCGAGGTGGCTCACGCCATCCGCATCCCCGTGGCCACCGGTGAGAACAACTACACGCGCTTCGAGTTCCGCGAGCTCATCGAGCGACGCGCCGCCCGCTACCTCATGCCGGACGTCTGCCGCGCCAATGGCTACACGGAGACCATGCGCATCGGCCAGCTTGCCGCCGCGCACCAGGTCGCCCTCTCGCCCCATGTCGTCCACGAGCTCTCGCTGCACGTCGCGGCCGCCCTGCCCAACTCGTTCCTCGTGGAGTGGATCGACTGGGTCCCCGCCGACCTCTTCGAGGGCATGCCGAAGTGCGAGGCGGGCGCCTTCCGGATCTCCGACCGGCCCGGCCACGGCATCGCGCTCACG